Proteins found in one Cyanobium sp. ATX 6F1 genomic segment:
- a CDS encoding ribonuclease H, whose translation MATEAGRVVTASCDGACSGNPGPGGWGALLRFEDGTVREFGGWEPATTNNRMELTAALALLETLADLPRHPALAIRTDSRYLIDGFSKWMAGWKRKGWRTASGGAVLNRELWEALDRARLADVPFVHVKGHSGDPDNDRCDAIAVAYSRGGRPALAGSAPAAEGPPAPIEDLAPAPLQALLNRLELADRLARGGYGLSAVELAQLVEQPLAKVQDRQRSWRWRDWQVRPEAEGRWRLVREVADG comes from the coding sequence GTGGCCACTGAGGCAGGGCGTGTGGTGACCGCCTCCTGCGACGGTGCCTGCAGCGGCAACCCTGGCCCCGGCGGCTGGGGAGCGTTGCTGCGCTTTGAAGATGGCACCGTGCGGGAGTTCGGCGGTTGGGAGCCGGCCACCACCAACAACCGCATGGAGCTCACCGCGGCCCTGGCGTTGCTGGAAACCCTCGCCGATCTGCCCCGGCACCCCGCGCTGGCGATCCGCACCGACAGCCGTTATCTGATCGATGGCTTCAGCAAGTGGATGGCCGGTTGGAAGCGCAAGGGCTGGCGCACCGCCTCCGGGGGCGCCGTGCTCAACCGCGAGCTCTGGGAGGCCCTCGACCGGGCCCGCCTGGCCGATGTGCCCTTCGTCCATGTCAAGGGCCACAGTGGCGACCCCGACAACGACCGCTGCGACGCCATCGCCGTGGCCTACTCCCGCGGGGGGCGGCCGGCCCTGGCGGGTTCGGCTCCTGCGGCCGAAGGCCCCCCCGCGCCCATCGAGGACCTTGCTCCGGCGCCCCTGCAGGCGCTGCTCAATCGGCTTGAGCTGGCCGATCGACTGGCGCGGGGGGGCTACGGCCTGAGCGCCGTGGAGCTGGCCCAGCTGGTGGAACAGCCGCTGGCCAAGGTGCAGGACCGACAGCGGTCCTGGCGCTGGCGCGATTGGCAGGTGCGGCCCGAGGCTGAAGGCCGTTGGCGGCTGGTGCGGGAGGTGGCCGATGGCTGA
- a CDS encoding type II secretion system protein GspD, whose product MVLPSVQRYDPQVMDVVRVVVTVGSKRLFIWAAATALPVLQLGAPGGAALAQAVPLSVQSQPAAEGLVLKARRLSDSVEVMIEGTGPAPVLQQSNSGGLWFGQLATSQPLRLGAGSQRLALPEAGIESITLQGSGGSYQIQVKPMGGAPLARPLVSADGRNLILSFSANAQATTVSGRLDLNAPGRVPQSVFAPPLQPRAVAPPLGDMAVGSMVLRNRSFVNVSGPRVTLTLRNAPAKDALMALAQMGNYGFVFVDDAQAGGAPAPSRAVSIAFRNESYPRALNSVLLAAGLQGKLEGSMIVAGPNVSGKSFGSQISKIYRLNQASSASAANYLASLGATVTKVTTVTTAVAQGVDQANQVAGGSATSQTTTSSQQTVESYGAGSGPLRGLIGTTDSRLGTITLIGDSGVVAIAENYLRQLDLRQRQVALSVKILDVTLDNDATISNSFAFRYGNNFIVNDNGQMLGAFGRLLPPSTALGLSAFDAPRAFATAGAPPNPGLQYPRDNFFDFVNATITARSTKVLASPTLILSENQDEIKGGAEVSAALATAGGSSSSSSSSGSGLSGTTGGATIGRPRSNESYVTVGEQVITNYTVTTGTQGNGNSCEPEFGIAGLTFGARVSKIDDNGFVTFTLSPQISATTRQQNVAGCGLIDILSIRRLDTGSARVRDGQTLILTGVISDSDTQLVSKWPILGDIPLIGQFFRSSNGGRKKRELVILVTPKIINDTEGGTYGYGYNPSTKDARQFVGSQM is encoded by the coding sequence ATGGTTCTTCCGTCAGTTCAGCGTTACGATCCGCAGGTTATGGATGTCGTCAGGGTGGTGGTCACTGTGGGTAGTAAGCGCTTGTTTATCTGGGCGGCGGCCACTGCCTTGCCCGTTCTTCAGTTGGGAGCCCCCGGTGGGGCTGCCCTGGCCCAGGCGGTGCCGCTCTCCGTTCAGTCCCAGCCGGCAGCCGAAGGCCTGGTGCTCAAGGCTCGGCGGCTGAGCGATTCGGTTGAGGTGATGATCGAAGGCACGGGCCCGGCGCCGGTGCTGCAGCAGTCCAACAGCGGCGGCCTCTGGTTCGGTCAGTTGGCCACCAGTCAGCCCCTGCGTCTGGGGGCCGGCTCCCAGCGCTTGGCTCTGCCGGAAGCGGGGATCGAATCGATCACCCTGCAGGGATCGGGGGGCAGCTATCAGATCCAGGTCAAGCCCATGGGCGGGGCGCCCCTAGCCCGGCCGCTGGTGAGCGCCGATGGCCGGAACCTGATCCTGTCGTTCTCGGCCAATGCCCAGGCGACCACGGTCAGCGGACGGCTTGATCTCAATGCCCCTGGCCGGGTGCCCCAGAGCGTGTTTGCTCCCCCTCTGCAGCCAAGGGCCGTGGCCCCGCCGCTCGGGGACATGGCCGTGGGAAGCATGGTGCTGCGCAACCGCAGCTTCGTGAATGTGAGCGGCCCCCGTGTCACCCTCACCCTGCGCAACGCACCGGCCAAGGATGCCCTGATGGCTCTGGCCCAGATGGGCAATTACGGCTTCGTCTTCGTGGATGATGCCCAGGCAGGGGGAGCGCCAGCCCCTTCGCGCGCTGTATCGATTGCCTTCCGCAATGAAAGCTATCCCAGAGCATTGAATTCTGTGCTCCTCGCCGCTGGCCTCCAAGGCAAGCTCGAAGGCAGCATGATTGTTGCTGGACCGAATGTATCCGGTAAATCCTTCGGATCGCAGATTTCGAAGATCTATCGCCTGAATCAGGCGTCTTCAGCATCGGCGGCGAATTACCTCGCCAGTCTTGGTGCCACTGTCACCAAAGTCACCACGGTGACCACGGCGGTGGCCCAGGGCGTGGACCAAGCCAACCAGGTGGCCGGAGGCTCGGCCACCTCACAGACCACCACCTCTTCCCAGCAGACGGTTGAGTCTTACGGGGCAGGCAGCGGCCCCCTCCGTGGTTTGATCGGCACGACGGATTCGCGCTTGGGCACGATCACTTTGATCGGTGATTCTGGTGTCGTGGCCATTGCTGAGAATTACCTCAGGCAGTTGGATCTGCGTCAGCGGCAGGTGGCGCTGTCCGTCAAGATCCTGGATGTCACACTGGATAACGACGCTACTATTTCCAATAGCTTTGCTTTCCGCTACGGGAACAATTTTATCGTCAATGACAATGGCCAGATGCTTGGGGCGTTTGGTCGGCTTCTCCCTCCAAGTACGGCGCTTGGACTTAGCGCTTTCGATGCACCGCGCGCTTTTGCCACCGCAGGAGCCCCTCCTAATCCTGGCCTCCAGTATCCAAGGGACAACTTCTTTGATTTTGTGAATGCCACAATCACAGCACGAAGCACCAAAGTTCTAGCTAGCCCAACCCTGATCCTCAGTGAGAATCAGGACGAAATCAAAGGCGGTGCTGAGGTTTCGGCGGCCTTGGCCACTGCCGGAGGTTCATCTAGCAGCTCCAGCTCCAGTGGCAGTGGCCTCTCCGGTACCACAGGAGGTGCGACCATTGGCCGTCCGCGCTCGAACGAGTCCTATGTGACCGTTGGAGAGCAGGTAATCACGAATTACACGGTGACAACCGGCACCCAAGGCAACGGCAACTCCTGTGAACCTGAGTTTGGCATCGCGGGTCTCACCTTTGGCGCTCGGGTCTCGAAGATTGATGACAATGGCTTTGTCACTTTCACGCTTTCCCCTCAGATTTCTGCCACCACACGACAGCAGAACGTTGCCGGCTGTGGGTTGATCGATATTCTTTCGATCCGTAGATTGGATACGGGTAGTGCCCGGGTTCGAGATGGGCAGACACTGATCCTTACGGGTGTCATTTCCGACTCTGATACACAACTCGTCAGCAAATGGCCCATTCTTGGTGACATCCCGTTGATTGGGCAGTTCTTCC
- the rplJ gene encoding 50S ribosomal protein L10: MGRTLESKQQIVEELKGLLGEADMALVLDYKGLTIKEMSDLRTRLQASNGICKVTKNTLIRRAIDGDAVWSELDSLLTGTNAFVLIKGDVGGAVKAVQSFQKDTKKSEVKGGLYEGKLLSQSDVQAIGELPSKEALLAQIAGAINAVAAKVAVGINEVPAGLARALKAHAESGDS; this comes from the coding sequence ATGGGCCGCACGCTGGAGAGCAAGCAACAGATCGTCGAAGAGCTCAAAGGGCTCCTCGGTGAGGCCGACATGGCGCTGGTTCTTGATTACAAGGGCCTGACCATCAAGGAGATGTCTGATCTGCGGACCCGTCTGCAGGCCAGCAACGGCATTTGCAAGGTGACCAAAAACACCTTGATCCGCCGTGCCATTGATGGTGACGCTGTTTGGTCGGAACTCGATTCCCTGCTCACGGGCACCAATGCCTTCGTCCTGATCAAGGGCGATGTCGGCGGTGCCGTCAAGGCCGTTCAGTCCTTCCAGAAGGACACGAAGAAATCGGAAGTCAAAGGAGGCCTCTACGAGGGCAAACTCCTTTCCCAGTCCGATGTTCAGGCCATTGGTGAGCTGCCTTCCAAGGAGGCGCTGCTGGCTCAGATCGCAGGTGCGATCAACGCCGTGGCCGCCAAGGTGGCTGTGGGCATCAACGAGGTTCCGGCCGGTCTTGCCCGGGCGCTGAAGGCCCACGCCGAATCCGGCGACAGCTGA
- a CDS encoding quinone-dependent dihydroorotate dehydrogenase, with protein MAEPMPLYRRWVGPLLARDGGADAEQLSVITLAALGQAALRRQWPIVAGSLAGLAAELQRRDPRLEQTLFGCRFANPVGLAAGFDKNGVAAAIWHVFGFGFAELGTVTWQAQAGNPRPRLFRLAAERAALNRMGFNNIGAEAVRRTLERQQLPPAGQRPAVLGINLGKSRATSLELAPDDYASTLELLSPLADYAVINVSSPNTPGLRELQEEVQLRRLVERLRRLPACPPLLVKIAPDLEDDAIDAIARLAYEEGLAGVIAVNTSLNRLGLEQRRLAQSGRSLAEEAGGLSGAPLRARALEVIRRLRATAGPSLPLIGVGGIDTPEAAWERITAGASLVQLYTGWIYQGPALVPAILEGLSAQLDRHGFREIGEAVGCGVPWR; from the coding sequence ATGGCTGAGCCGATGCCGCTCTACCGCCGCTGGGTCGGCCCGCTCCTGGCCCGCGATGGGGGCGCCGACGCCGAACAGTTGAGCGTGATCACCCTGGCGGCCCTTGGCCAGGCGGCCCTGCGGCGCCAATGGCCGATCGTGGCGGGCAGCCTGGCGGGGCTTGCGGCGGAGCTCCAGCGCCGCGATCCCCGGCTGGAGCAGACCCTGTTCGGCTGTCGTTTCGCCAACCCGGTGGGGCTGGCGGCCGGTTTCGACAAGAACGGCGTGGCCGCGGCGATCTGGCATGTGTTCGGTTTCGGATTCGCCGAGCTGGGCACGGTCACCTGGCAGGCCCAGGCCGGCAATCCCCGGCCCCGGCTGTTCCGGCTGGCCGCCGAGCGGGCCGCCCTCAACCGCATGGGCTTCAACAACATCGGCGCCGAGGCCGTGCGCCGCACGCTCGAGCGCCAGCAGCTGCCCCCGGCAGGCCAGCGTCCGGCGGTGCTGGGGATCAACCTGGGCAAGTCCCGGGCCACCTCCCTGGAGCTGGCTCCCGATGATTACGCCTCCACCCTGGAGCTGCTCTCGCCCCTGGCGGACTACGCGGTGATCAACGTCAGTTCGCCGAACACACCGGGATTGAGGGAGCTGCAGGAGGAGGTGCAGCTGCGGCGTCTGGTGGAGCGGCTGCGGCGGCTGCCCGCCTGCCCGCCCCTGCTGGTGAAGATCGCCCCTGATCTGGAGGATGACGCCATCGACGCCATCGCCCGCCTGGCCTACGAGGAGGGCCTGGCCGGAGTGATCGCGGTCAACACCAGCCTCAACCGGCTGGGTCTGGAGCAGCGGCGACTCGCCCAGAGCGGCCGCAGCCTGGCGGAGGAGGCGGGGGGACTGAGCGGTGCTCCCCTGCGGGCTCGAGCCCTGGAGGTGATCCGGCGGCTTAGGGCCACAGCGGGGCCGTCGTTGCCTTTGATCGGTGTGGGCGGCATCGATACGCCAGAGGCTGCCTGGGAGCGCATCACCGCCGGAGCCTCCCTGGTGCAGCTCTACACGGGCTGGATCTACCAGGGACCGGCCTTGGTGCCGGCGATTCTTGAGGGCCTCTCAGCACAGCTTGATCGCCACGGATTCCGCGAGATTGGTGAAGCGGTCGGTTGTGGGGTTCCCTGGCGCTGA
- the nusG gene encoding transcription termination/antitermination protein NusG produces MSEAPSGDGAGEGASEGKKTVARWYAVQVASSCEKKVKATLEQRAVTLGVDSRILEIEIPQTPAIKIKKDGNRQSTEEKVFPGYVLVRMVLDEDTMMAVRSTPNVINFVGAEERRATGRVRGHIKPRPLSRTEVDRIFKRAAEKKAVVKFDLTEGDQILVTAGPFKDFQGEVIEVSGERSKLKALLSIFGRETPVELEFAQISKQS; encoded by the coding sequence CTGAGCGAAGCGCCTTCCGGTGATGGGGCCGGCGAAGGGGCCTCCGAGGGCAAGAAGACCGTGGCGCGCTGGTATGCGGTCCAGGTGGCCTCCAGCTGCGAGAAGAAGGTCAAGGCCACCCTGGAGCAGCGGGCCGTCACCCTCGGCGTGGACAGCCGCATCCTGGAGATCGAGATTCCCCAGACCCCGGCCATCAAGATCAAGAAGGACGGCAACCGCCAGAGCACCGAGGAAAAGGTGTTCCCCGGCTACGTGCTGGTGCGCATGGTCCTCGACGAGGACACGATGATGGCGGTGCGCAGCACCCCCAACGTGATCAATTTCGTGGGGGCCGAGGAGCGGCGCGCCACGGGCCGGGTGCGCGGCCACATCAAGCCCCGCCCCCTGAGCCGCACGGAGGTGGACCGCATCTTCAAGCGCGCCGCCGAGAAGAAGGCCGTGGTCAAGTTCGACCTCACCGAGGGCGACCAGATTCTCGTCACCGCCGGTCCGTTCAAGGACTTCCAGGGCGAGGTGATCGAAGTCTCCGGTGAGCGCAGCAAGCTCAAGGCCCTGCTCTCGATCTTCGGCCGGGAAACCCCGGTCGAGCTGGAGTTCGCCCAGATCAGCAAACAGAGCTGA
- the secE gene encoding preprotein translocase subunit SecE: MTLQTPEDTAKTPAAPAAPADSGGFAAATVEELRKVVWPSRQQLFSESVAVILMVSLSAAAIAAVDRFFGWGSTQIFR, encoded by the coding sequence GTGACCCTCCAAACGCCCGAAGACACGGCCAAAACCCCCGCCGCGCCAGCGGCGCCGGCCGATTCCGGCGGTTTCGCCGCCGCCACTGTGGAGGAGTTGCGCAAGGTGGTCTGGCCCAGCCGCCAACAGCTGTTCAGCGAGTCGGTGGCCGTGATCTTGATGGTCAGCCTTTCGGCGGCCGCGATCGCCGCCGTTGATCGCTTCTTCGGTTGGGGGTCCACCCAGATCTTCCGCTGA
- the rplL gene encoding 50S ribosomal protein L7/L12 — protein sequence MSPKTDTILESLKALSLLEASELVKQIEEAFGVSAAPSAGAVVVAAAAVAEPVEEQTEFDVILDGFDPAAKIKVLKAVREATGLGLGEAKALVEAAPTPIKEGIAKGDAETIKKAVEEVGGKVTIK from the coding sequence ATGTCCCCAAAAACCGACACCATTCTCGAATCGCTCAAGGCGCTCTCCCTGCTGGAGGCCTCTGAGCTCGTCAAGCAGATCGAAGAGGCCTTCGGCGTCTCCGCAGCCCCCTCCGCCGGTGCGGTCGTGGTGGCTGCCGCCGCCGTTGCCGAGCCCGTCGAAGAGCAGACCGAATTTGACGTGATCCTCGACGGCTTCGACCCCGCCGCCAAGATCAAGGTCCTCAAGGCCGTCCGCGAGGCCACCGGCCTCGGCCTGGGCGAAGCCAAGGCCCTCGTGGAAGCCGCTCCCACTCCGATCAAGGAAGGCATCGCCAAGGGCGACGCCGAAACGATCAAGAAGGCCGTGGAAGAAGTCGGCGGCAAGGTCACCATCAAGTGA
- a CDS encoding PilN domain-containing protein yields the protein MTRSPGSVDLLRQRRLELGLPERPAAPTDSSRLLLMGGLAGAALVLLSLLVWLGFRFRLQVLDTEVASLADVPVQVKALKGELEASIGRVIKLKAVNKGLVEGLLAVRSGSALLTQLSLINPAGIQLTNGDVQGNTLTLKGLAADPQAFRRINALQLQLANSPLFDASTAEVVKVSREKSPVQAQPGAAPATQVTFEMKVEFSPAAQSANLAELQRLGAEGMAQRLIVLRRAGVLP from the coding sequence ATGACCCGATCTCCAGGCTCGGTCGATCTGCTGCGCCAACGGCGCCTTGAACTGGGGCTGCCCGAGCGACCGGCGGCCCCCACCGATTCTTCAAGGCTGCTCCTTATGGGGGGTCTCGCCGGGGCCGCCCTGGTGCTTCTGTCCTTGCTGGTTTGGCTGGGATTCCGCTTCCGGTTGCAGGTGTTGGACACCGAGGTGGCCTCTCTAGCCGATGTCCCGGTGCAGGTGAAGGCGCTGAAGGGTGAGCTTGAGGCCTCGATCGGGCGTGTCATCAAATTGAAGGCCGTCAACAAGGGCCTGGTTGAGGGCCTATTGGCGGTGCGTTCGGGCTCGGCGCTGCTCACCCAGCTGTCCTTGATCAACCCCGCCGGAATTCAACTCACCAACGGCGATGTGCAGGGCAACACCCTCACCCTCAAGGGCCTTGCGGCTGATCCGCAGGCGTTCCGCCGCATCAATGCTCTGCAGCTGCAGCTTGCCAATTCTCCCTTGTTCGATGCCTCTACCGCGGAAGTTGTCAAGGTCAGTCGCGAGAAGTCTCCAGTTCAGGCCCAACCTGGGGCCGCCCCTGCCACCCAGGTGACCTTCGAGATGAAGGTGGAGTTCAGTCCCGCAGCCCAGTCCGCCAACTTGGCGGAGCTGCAGCGCCTGGGGGCCGAAGGCATGGCTCAGCGGTTGATCGTTCTTCGCCGTGCGGGGGTGCTCCCATGA
- the rplK gene encoding 50S ribosomal protein L11 has product MAKKVVAVIKLALNAGKANPAPPVGPALGQHGVNIMAFCKEYNARTQDKAGYVIPVEISVFEDRSFTFITKTPPASVLISKAAGIEKGAATSAKGSVGAISRAQLEEIARTKLPDLNTSSLESAQRIIEGTARNMGVAISD; this is encoded by the coding sequence ATGGCCAAGAAAGTCGTAGCCGTGATCAAGCTGGCCCTCAATGCCGGCAAAGCCAACCCCGCACCGCCCGTGGGCCCTGCCCTCGGCCAGCACGGGGTCAACATCATGGCGTTCTGCAAGGAGTACAACGCCCGCACCCAGGACAAGGCCGGCTATGTGATTCCGGTGGAGATCTCGGTCTTCGAAGACCGCAGCTTCACCTTCATCACCAAGACCCCGCCCGCCTCCGTCTTGATCTCCAAGGCGGCCGGCATCGAGAAGGGTGCCGCCACCTCCGCCAAGGGTTCCGTGGGTGCCATCAGCCGCGCCCAGCTCGAGGAGATCGCCCGCACCAAACTGCCCGATCTCAACACCTCCAGCCTCGAGTCCGCCCAGCGCATCATCGAAGGCACCGCCCGCAACATGGGCGTCGCCATCAGCGACTGA
- the rplA gene encoding 50S ribosomal protein L1 has protein sequence MPKISKRLSALHAQVEDRVYTPEEAVQLVKDTATAKFDETIEAHVRLGIDPKYTDQQLRTTVALPNGTGQNIRIAVIARGEKVAEAKAAGADLAGDDELVDAIAAGQMDFDLLIATPDMMPKVAKLGRVLGPRGLMPNPKAGTVATDLAGAIKEFKAGKLEFRADRTGIVHVRFGKASFSVEKLLENLKALQETIDRQKPSGAKGRYWKSLYLSSTMGPSVQVDVALLQEIKQES, from the coding sequence ATGCCAAAGATCTCCAAGCGACTGTCCGCGCTCCACGCCCAGGTCGAAGACCGCGTCTACACCCCCGAGGAGGCGGTGCAACTGGTGAAAGACACCGCCACCGCCAAGTTCGACGAAACGATCGAAGCCCACGTGCGCCTGGGCATCGATCCCAAGTACACCGACCAGCAGCTGCGCACCACCGTGGCGCTGCCGAACGGCACCGGCCAGAACATTCGCATCGCCGTGATCGCCCGCGGTGAGAAGGTGGCCGAGGCCAAGGCGGCCGGCGCCGACCTCGCCGGTGACGACGAACTCGTGGACGCCATCGCCGCCGGCCAGATGGACTTTGACCTGCTGATCGCCACCCCGGACATGATGCCCAAGGTGGCCAAGCTCGGCCGTGTCCTCGGCCCCCGGGGTCTGATGCCGAACCCGAAGGCCGGCACCGTGGCCACTGACCTGGCCGGAGCGATCAAAGAATTCAAGGCGGGCAAGCTGGAATTCCGCGCCGATCGCACCGGCATCGTGCACGTGCGCTTCGGCAAGGCCAGCTTCAGCGTTGAGAAACTGCTGGAGAACCTCAAGGCCCTGCAGGAAACGATTGATCGCCAGAAACCCAGCGGTGCCAAGGGCCGCTACTGGAAGAGCCTTTACCTCTCCTCCACCATGGGCCCCTCGGTGCAGGTGGACGTCGCCCTCCTGCAGGAGATCAAGCAGGAGAGCTGA
- a CDS encoding DUF3747 domain-containing protein, with amino-acid sequence MQRTYLAALGLGALLASGSALAPTPLAPLQAARAATLFESRPVEASRFVILAKPVARSDWSLIVLEQLQPAPACWQQRSDGLIDAALTRFDYTGICSRYIDSNGYSLRVNGVDLASRYRLLLRQRGQELQLLGSSPDNSNDLVLGRGSVQRRDRDGFVAMSLEPGWQLRRRVYGGQTLSHMYFASDGSLSQLSRPAETATALSPGRAGYGSGPISLRVIPFRP; translated from the coding sequence ATGCAGCGAACCTACCTCGCAGCCCTTGGCCTCGGTGCACTTCTGGCCAGCGGATCGGCGCTGGCCCCCACGCCGCTTGCGCCCCTGCAGGCGGCCCGGGCCGCCACCCTGTTTGAAAGCCGGCCGGTGGAGGCCTCCCGGTTTGTGATCCTGGCCAAACCCGTGGCCCGATCCGACTGGAGTCTGATCGTGCTGGAGCAGCTGCAGCCCGCCCCCGCCTGCTGGCAGCAGCGGTCGGATGGTCTGATCGACGCAGCCCTCACCCGTTTTGACTACACCGGCATCTGCAGCCGCTACATCGACAGCAACGGCTATTCCCTGCGGGTGAACGGCGTGGACCTGGCGAGCCGCTACCGGCTGCTGCTCCGCCAGCGGGGCCAGGAACTGCAGCTGCTCGGGTCCTCCCCCGATAACAGCAATGATCTGGTGCTGGGCCGTGGCTCGGTGCAGCGCCGGGACCGGGACGGCTTCGTGGCGATGTCACTGGAGCCCGGCTGGCAGCTGCGCCGCCGGGTCTACGGGGGCCAGACCCTCAGCCACATGTACTTCGCCAGCGACGGCAGCCTCAGCCAACTCTCCAGGCCTGCGGAGACGGCCACAGCCTTGAGCCCGGGCCGAGCGGGCTACGGCAGTGGACCGATCAGCCTGCGGGTGATCCCCTTCCGGCCGTGA